Part of the Prunus dulcis chromosome 8, ALMONDv2, whole genome shotgun sequence genome is shown below.
CAGTTGTCAAGGGTTCAAACTTAATGCAATCCCTTTCAAAGGATAATATCAAACATTTGAAAGAGGTTGTGCTTCCATCAGAAGGGGTACAAAATTTAGTATCGAGAGATATGGATGAACTCCTGAGAATTGCTGCAGCAGACAAGAGGTTGGTAATTGAATTTACCATCTATAATTTTCTGGATAATCAGAATGAGCTGTAAATATTGTTgttattaattttgatgtgATGTCATTTCTTGAATAATTATATGTGAACATTGAAGAATTAATAATTTTGTGGTACGATTCTTGCAGAGAAGAACTGAAAGTTTTCTCTGGAGAAGTAGTGCGTTTCGGAAATCGTTGTAAAGATCCTCAATGGCACAATTTGGATCGCTATTTTGAGAAGTAACCTTAACAAAATCTTGTTTATTTTCCTTATGTGTGATCTGTTTAACTCCTTAGATAATGTTCTCATACTGTCACCCATGCTATCTTTTCCCGAACTTTAGGTTGGGTTCAGAAATTACACCCGAGAGGCAATTGAAGGATGATGCAGAGACAGTGATGCAGCAATTGATGACCTTAGTTCAAAATACAGCTGTAAGTTAATACATGTAAAGAGATTGCAGCCTCTCAGTTGGAGTTGTGTGCATTCCTGACTTACCTTAGCAGTTCATGTAATAGCATGCACCACATTAAAGAGAATATAAGTATATGCTCTTTGTTGTCTCTCCTTTCCGCTGGGGAATCATTGATTGACATAACAATGTCATTAGATCAATTtactttatttaatttgtttttcatgAGGTTCCGATATAACTCATGTTATGCTATTTCTTGCCAAATCTGATTTCTTGAATACAATGATGAGGGGATGAAGCTGAATCAAATGCTTTATGGTAATTTGTAGATGCAGAGGCTGtttctctttgtttatttgtttatgtgAAATTTCTGTAGTGCATGTTTGATTGAATCtgataataaaaattgaaaagtttccttttgtattTGTCATTTGCTAATCTGAGCCAAATTGATTTTGGTTGCTGGcatgttaaataaaaaagatttgGTAAATCTGCCTGAAGTATTGGTATGAAACTTTCTATTACAATTAATGACTCGAACTCAAAACGTTGTTGAGCCTCATCATAGTCCTCATTCAGCTGGAGGGCTTTCAAGCTACATGATTAAATTTAGTTCTTCTCCATGCAGAGGATTAGCTCTATTGAGTGTCGCAGAAGCATTATGTGACCTTTTAGTAGACATTCTGCATTCATTAACTGCATCCTATCAGCTGAATGGTCGCATGTTGAATAAATTCCGTTAACTCTACTTACCCACCATTAGAGTTCTTAGGTGTCTAATTCCATCGAGGGGGAGGGGGTGCTGGATATGGTAGAGAGGAGCACCCCGCTTATTGCATATTACTCTATGGAGGGTTCTCTAGTTTTGAGTGTAGCAGTAGATGATTTTGACTGCTGTATGTGtgtttgttgtttcttttttgattaATAGTTAGACAAGCCTGGTTGGTGCCAAAACATGTTCTAACTGCCAATTACTGGTGGATAGATGCTATTCCTTGGAACTTTACTGAAGGAAAGACAATCCTTTTTCATGGTTACAGGAATTATATCATGAGTTACATGCCTTGGACAGATTTGAACAAGATTATCGGCGTAAGCTTCAAGAGGAAGACAACTCAAATACCACCCAAAGAGGTAGCTTGCATCTTGTATTTCCTTTACAATGTCATACGAAACTTTTATCTGCATATTTTGGTCTGGTAGGTTAAGAGAGTTATTCTATGTTGGATATATCCATTGTTTTTTCTGATGATGACTGGGTTTATTGAAGATTAAATTCACCCATAATGTATGAGGTCACGGTGGTGAGTTTTTACTTTGCATATGTTTGAATGTGTATGTTTGTAGGACTGTACGACTTTGCCATGGTCAGTTTTGGCTGTGGCCATGTCGAATAATGATGCAACATTAATACTAGTTCTGAAATTTGTTCagtatgtaattaattaattaattaatactaTTTCCTCCTTAATTCCAGTGGTTAGCCTCATGTAACAGTGTTTCCACAAATCCTTGCatagttttcaaattttgatttctttcacTTCTATTTTTTGTTCCCCATTGAAATGGTTACAATTATAACTTGGTTTATTGTGCCAATTTCACACATAGGAGACAGCCTTGCAATCTTAAGAGCAGAGTTGAAGAGTCAAAGGAAGCATGTGAgaagtttgaagaaaaagtCACTCTGGTCCAGGATTTTGGAAGAGGTAGCAAGTCAGTATTTCTACTTGTTGTATCTCATCTAGGTGCAGAAGAAATTaagttttcttcttaattGAATCGAATGTAGCACTTAAAAACTGGATGCAATATATTTTATGAGtcacataataaaaatgaTAGCTTCCATTTGCAGCTAGAAACTTCTCAATACACCCACCTTTCAATGAAAACTTAGATAGCAAAAATACTCCTCTTTAAGGTTACTAAGATGGATTGTTATACACACTTAACCCTAATAAACCGCTTAGAAAAAGTTTATTTAGTAtgtaaaaattagaaaacaaggCCAGTGATGGGATACTTCATGTttagaacttttttttttttttggtttcgaAGAATTATTGTAGGGTTTTTTTGGGAATATTCCAAGGTGTCTTAAGTTAAAGTCttatgttttttatattagggtaTGGGCTTTTGAACAAATAATCTGGGTGCGTGTGCAAATAATACttttttattacttattattttttataggaaACAAGAACAactgtttttaaaaaacaaaaacataagtacAAGAATAGTGAACACGGAGTCCACAtcgaaaaacagaaaaactgCAACCCCAATGCCATCCTAGAAAAACGGATACAACAAAATCATAGAGAAGCCAGCAGATTACAAAACAGCTCCTATGCATATAGAATTCCGCTTTAAGTTGTTCTACAACCAACCTAATATCTCATATTTGCAGGTCATGGAGAAACTTGTCGACGTTGTGCATTTCTTACATTTGGAAATTCATGAAGCATTTGGTAATGCAGGTATGCTGAAAATATAGGATGAAATTTCTGATATAGGATGAAAGATATTATGGGCACTTCTTGTCCTTGATTAAAGTTAACACCAAATTGCATATAACTGTGGTAGAAAGTTGACCTTGTtaagtaaattaaaaaaaatattaatgtttAGACGGTACTGAGACGTGGGAAACAGATTTATTCTCTGATGCTGTTAACTTGTTGAGATTCTCCATATAAAAGAAATGCTAATATCTATTGCCTATATTGGTTAAGCTGCCACATATAATATCATGCCTCTCTtgtaatattaattttgcttaacaATTATGTCGAAGCTATTCATCatgtttaattatttactGAATTTTATGCTATTTTTCTCTGCCTGGTCTCACAGATACTGATAAACCTGTGAAAGGTGTTCAGAACAATCACAAAAAGTTGGGGTCTGCTGGTCTTGCATTGCATTATGCAAATATTATCTCTCAAATCGATACTCTTGTGAGTTTATGTTATTTCATTgcttaaatacattccacctttgtgaaaatattttttcgttTCCTTATCATTTGCTGTAAATGCTTTAGTATGTGATATCATGACTTAACAACTTATTCTGGTTATACTCTTACTACTTTTGTGGAAAAAGGTGCAAATACAACTTTCCACTAGGGTTCTGTTTCAATACCTTTTTAGACTtgaattgaatatatatatttttttatgttccACGAGTCTGCTTTGAGTGGAGCAACCAACATTGAGTGTGAGAATGGGTTGTATCCAAGTCCAATTTTCGAGAACATGTTCTTGTGGGACTATGCAACCTCTTATTCTTAAGTCTGAAGATCTGTCTGTGCCTCCGTTCCCGCTTTTGCCTTTAAAGTTTTTAATGAGTAGTGCTATGCCTTGTGGGATTGTTTGCTTTAGGTGGTTGCTTCCCCTCCTAATAACCATCGAATGTGTGCATAAGTTCAGTTTCCTTCCTAATAAACGACCTATATACTTTGAGCAATGTCATTTGTGAACCTATTCAGAGTCCTCAGTTAATTGTTAAAATCCGAAGAAGAATCTATTTCAAACTTGAACAAGTTGGTGCTGGGAAATCACCGATGGGTTGACCCAGCAAGTAATCTGCCCATCAAATCTCTAGatccttttttcttataaaaaaagaaaaggtaaaaaaaaactttagatcCTCTTGTAGTTATAAGTGAATAACAGCTCACTTTGTTATAGGGTAATGAAATAGTGGCTCTGTGAATCTGTGATTCTATTTTTCTAACATGGGACGCTTGAAAAGATGCTTTGTGTCTACTCTTGTTGGACACACCTTTGCATGGATGGAAAGATGCTATCTTACGCTTGCATGAATGGAAAGATGTTTGAGAGACAAACCCTCATTTGCATAGACAAAAAACATAGAATTATGGGATTCTGCATATTTTGTCAAGAAGAATATGAATGCTTGTAATTTTTCtcattcttttaaaatatacTGTTCTATCAAAATTTCCTATAAAAAATGAGAGTGTTGTGTCTATATTATTGTAAGTTGATGTGTCTGATGCAATACTTGTGTCATTGTCCACAAATCATAGCCTTTTCTTGATTAAGTAAAGCATGAAAGTATTACCCTCCTGTACTTTGGCTTCATTACGGCCTCTGTGTGGTAATAAATGTGAGCTGTGTCTATGAAGCAGAAGGTTCATGTTATTTAAGAGTGGTGGTAAAAGATATTGGATTTTGTCTGTTGGATTCCATGGAAGATAGGATCATCTGACAATGCGCATGAGTATATTAAAATTCATGAAGTTAGATATTGTCAGTTGGCAAGCCCAACTAACATATCTTAGCCTGTTGTGGCCTGCCTGAGTTTGACTTATGTCCTGCTCACAATTTACATAATTTGGGCATTGCTTGTTTTTTAGTAATAATAGGGCATCCTTCAACTATACATATCTTAGCTTATTGTGGCCTGCCTGAATTTGACTTATGTTCTGCTCACAATTCACCTAATTTGGGCATGCTTGTCTTTTGGGTAATAATAGAATGCAAGATAAAACTAATATTACCcaataagaaaaacttgatgCTTAGGAATTGTAACTCGTGAAAAGTAGTATGCAAGATAAAACTAACAGGCCAAATATGAATATCTGGATAGAAAATAGCATCTACCGGCTGTGAGAAGCAGTTATGACATGCATTTGGGATCTGTATActagtttttctttcttccatttgggtttttcttttattgtgtGTATAAACGTGCAAATAGCTGGTTATAGTAGTTATCTGGAAATAACTGGGAGTTTCCCATTTTTGTTAAATCACAATGATCATTCTTCTCTTCAATTTGAGTTTTATGGTTCTGTTGTTTGAGAAATGGGAATTTTGTGCTTTATATCAACTCATGTGGGTCATGGCCTCTGGGTTAACATCTGAATCCAGGTGTCTCGATCAAGTTCTGTGCCTCCAAACACACGGGATAATTTATATCAGGGGCTGCCACCTGGTGTAAAGTCAGCTTTGCGCTCAAAGCTACAGTCATTTCAGGTTAAGGAAGAGGTATCTATAGTTTATTTACTCCATGGATTATTAACAACTTCCCagaacttttatttttccactTGACACTATGTTATTATTTGTTTGCCCATCTTTGTACTGATTCATAACTGTTCTCGCAGCATACAGTCCCTGAAATAAAAGCTGAAATGGAGAAAACATTGCAGTGGCTAGTTCCCATTGCCACTAACACAACCAAGTAAAGCATCAAGCTTTTagataaagttttttttttcttttggttcttttCATAGTTTTGCGAATCTCTGGTTGAATTAATGAAGAGGAAGAATACTactagtttttcttttgtcccTTAAGTGGAGTGATTGACATagtattcaaattttttattgtcccCTGTTCTTCAATCATGAGAACATAGCTTTTTGTATCCTCTGTTGATTTTCCTACAATTCTATTTACTGACTGCTTCTTTTGGCATTGTGATTTATTTAGAGCTCATCATGGCTTTGGTTGGGTTGGAGAATGGGCAAACACTGGGTGAGTTCTGAACTGCAGGTGCCGTTCCATTTGCATATTGCTCCTGAATATTTtcctaattttatttgttgtaaTTCTTTAGGTCTGAGATGAACCGAAAGCCTGCTGGTCAGACCGACTTGCTGAGGATTGAGACACTACACCATGCTGATAAAAGTAAAACTGAGTTTTACATTCTCGAACTGGTGGTGTGGCTTCATCATCTGGTCAGCCAAGTGAGGGTTGGAAACAGTGGAATTAGATCTCCCGTTAAATCCCCTCTTTGCTCCCCAAACCAGAAGGCAATTCAGTTATCGACGAACAAACCCAACTGTCCATCCCCCATATTAACAGTTGAGGACCAAGAAATGCTTCGATATGTAAGTAAGAGAAAACTTACGCCTGGCATTAGTAAGAGTCAGGAATTTGACACTGCAAAGAACAGATTCAGCAAATATAATAGGCTGAGTAAGAGTAGTAATCACTCCCCAACAAGTGAACGGAGGAAGGATCCATTTCCCATAAGGAGGCCATCGTCCGTTCCGGTCATTGACTTTGATATCGACCGGATCAAAGCTTTAGATGTCATTGATCGAGTGGACACGATTCGAAGTATTTGAACGTATGGCAGATAAAGATACACAAGCGAAGGGGTCTTGTGGTATGCCTAATGGGTCCATCTGCGGCAATTTTCCTTGTTGGGTGCTCTTGGTTTGTGGCGAGGGTGATGTTGTGTTAGAAGGCTGATGCTGGGTGACAAGTCATTGCCATTTTGAATGTCAAAATTTAGGGTGATAAATGTGTTGTTCaaagtaaattaaatttctGTAGATGGAAAGGATGCTGGGTTATAGCTTTGCTTAGTGTAATATGTACAGAATATTCAATTAATAATCGAAAGTTcatggtctctctctctctctctctctctctctcggctGTAAGTTTACAAATTTCCGCAATATGTATGCAAGTCCCAGTTTtgctaaaaagataaaatgggCCCACTTCTCACTCCACAAGGGCCGTTTTTGGGTTGGACTAATTTGGTGCCGATTTTGTCGTAGCCTAAGAGCGCTACCAGTGCAGGAGGCTGGCCCGGGCAGGAGGGGGCCCAAGGCCCTTCATGCAGTTCCAGCGGGCTTGGACAGCCAGGGCAAATGGTGGGGACCACCAAACCTGGCAAGCCCAAAGGCAAATCAAGCTCGAGCTCGTACCTGAGAGTTGATGATGTCACGTTCTGGTGTCTCCAATCATAATTTtccctccaatccaacggatgccaaattttatgtaaaaaaaaaaaaaattttgaaaaaaaaagaaaatatttaaaatattattattattattatttatataaatactTATCAATATTCTTTACTTTCGACACCAAATCTTcaaacattttcttctcctttcaatattattcacttttcaAATGAAAGCCAGAGGGTCGTGGACAACAGTGGAAGATGTTTTATTGTGTGAGTGTTGGGTTCAAGTTGGTCACGATCACGGttaatgagatgaagttctctcatatgtggagaaaaattCATGACAAACTTGGTAAAAGGTCGGGTTTGGCTCGTACGGAAATGGCCTTGGCTAgtatatgaaattttttgaataaagagttagggaaatggagagatgcaTTGGCAAAAGCGAGGGACAACGTTCAAAGCAGCGAAAATCTTGGCAacgaggtaaattatttgtaattgccgttttattaaatttaatgtcctatttttttgaaattttcttgcctatccaaattttatttatttaaaattatagattatgcaagcacaaatgtggtttggtgctattGGCCAAGGCAAAAAATCTTTTAACAATCACTAATGTTGGGAGGTAGTGAAAAattgttcgagattcaaaattattcccatGGGTCCGACCattgtgttgaatgagatgCTGTTTCACGATTCAACGGCATCAGATTCACCGTTGGAGTCCCCGATGAATCAAGACTCACCAATTCAAAGGgagccaaggcctattgggagaaaggcaaCAAAGGCCAAGAGGAATTAATTCCACCAATGATTGTACAAAATTTTTGGAGCAAATTGCTCTGAACGACACAatgagaattgagagagacatGAAAAGATAAGCGGATGAGAGGGCAAGAGATGAAGCATTTGCAAGAGAAATGGAGTATGCACAAAAACAAGACATGGACAAGaaggatcgggaaaccatggccatggatacgagccatatgtctctTGAAACAAAGtcattttggaagctagaacgaagggatgttatgagaagaaggcTTTTTCTTGATGATGGACCAAGCAACAtcgattggttaaatgatgaaaaccattaggttgtattgCTTGtctattatttaattagttgtattgcttgtgttttatttaattagttgtattgctcgtttttatttaattggttaaatgatgaaatttgatatgagaATTTTATAACAAAGATGGATACAtggcaaccgaaaatcttatctgaaaattttattcaaaatatgagatgtgaattttataataaatgttgatacgtggcaaccgaaaatcttatccaaattaatcgtttaaagtaaaaaaa
Proteins encoded:
- the LOC117636922 gene encoding protein PSK SIMULATOR 1-like, with the protein product MKYTLWLINTMGGMCSKSRRSTVDDVTVNNAPSGSIPTANGHSSNGSRGLPLKVNTNSTPSPVSDGMDKKLRDPFMLPETNSMVPYGLITDDVNDGIPHLSRALSQKNRSTKSKQAVAKVSEVSSLLGRAGTAGLGKAVEVLDTLGSSMTNLNPSSGFTSGVTTKGNKISILAFEVANTVVKGSNLMQSLSKDNIKHLKEVVLPSEGVQNLVSRDMDELLRIAAADKREELKVFSGEVVRFGNRCKDPQWHNLDRYFEKLGSEITPERQLKDDAETVMQQLMTLVQNTAELYHELHALDRFEQDYRRKLQEEDNSNTTQRGDSLAILRAELKSQRKHVRSLKKKSLWSRILEEVMEKLVDVVHFLHLEIHEAFGNADTDKPVKGVQNNHKKLGSAGLALHYANIISQIDTLVSRSSSVPPNTRDNLYQGLPPGVKSALRSKLQSFQVKEEHTVPEIKAEMEKTLQWLVPIATNTTKAHHGFGWVGEWANTGSEMNRKPAGQTDLLRIETLHHADKSKTEFYILELVVWLHHLVSQVRVGNSGIRSPVKSPLCSPNQKAIQLSTNKPNCPSPILTVEDQEMLRYVSKRKLTPGISKSQEFDTAKNRFSKYNRLSKSSNHSPTSERRKDPFPIRRPSSVPVIDFDIDRIKALDVIDRVDTIRSI